In one window of Flavobacterium ginsengisoli DNA:
- the dnaK gene encoding molecular chaperone DnaK, which produces MGKIIGIDLGTTNSCVSVMEGNEAVVIPNAEGKRTTPSIIAFVEGGEIKVGDPAKRQAVTNPTKTIASIKRFMGHTFAETENEAKRVPYKVVKGDNNTPRVDIDGRLYTAQELSAMTLQKMKKTAEDYLGQTVTEAVITVPAYFNDAQRQATKEAGEIAGLKVMRIINEPTAAALAYGLDKKGNDQKIAVYDLGGGTFDISVLELGDGVFEVLSTNGDTHLGGDDFDQVIIDWLADEFKTEEGIDLRLDPMSLQRLKEVAEKAKIELSSSAETEINLPYVTATASGPKHLVKKLTRAKFEQLSDSLVKRSMEPVAKALKDAGLSTSDIDEVILVGGSTRMPRIADEVEKFFGKKASKGVNPDEVVAIGAAIQGGVLSGDVKDVLLLDVTPLSLGIETMGGVLTKLIESNTTIPTKKSQVFSTVADSQPSVEIHVLQGERAMAADNKTIGRFHLDGIPPAPRGVPQIEVTFDIDANGIIKVSATDKGTGKSHDIRIEASSGLTAEEIEKMKKDAEANADADRIAKERAEKLNEADSTIFQTESQLKELGDKLTDEQKTAIEYALTELRMAHQSQDLDAIQKGLDNVNAAWKTATEAMYAQGGEGQQAAPQQEQSSGDNVEDVEFEEVK; this is translated from the coding sequence ATGGGTAAAATAATCGGAATTGACTTAGGTACGACGAACTCTTGTGTTTCTGTAATGGAAGGTAACGAAGCAGTTGTTATCCCTAACGCAGAAGGAAAAAGAACTACACCATCTATCATCGCTTTTGTTGAAGGTGGAGAAATTAAAGTAGGTGATCCTGCAAAAAGACAAGCAGTAACGAATCCTACAAAAACGATTGCTTCTATTAAACGTTTTATGGGACACACTTTTGCTGAAACTGAAAATGAAGCAAAAAGAGTTCCTTACAAAGTAGTAAAAGGTGACAACAATACTCCACGTGTGGATATTGACGGTCGTTTATACACTGCTCAAGAATTGTCTGCAATGACACTTCAAAAAATGAAAAAAACTGCTGAAGACTATTTAGGTCAAACAGTAACTGAGGCAGTTATTACAGTTCCTGCATACTTTAACGATGCGCAACGTCAAGCTACAAAAGAAGCTGGAGAGATTGCTGGTCTTAAAGTTATGCGTATCATCAACGAGCCAACTGCTGCTGCACTTGCTTACGGATTAGATAAAAAAGGAAATGATCAAAAAATTGCTGTTTACGATTTAGGTGGAGGTACTTTTGATATCTCTGTTCTTGAATTAGGAGACGGTGTATTTGAAGTATTATCTACAAATGGTGATACTCACTTAGGTGGTGATGACTTTGACCAAGTTATTATTGACTGGTTAGCTGACGAATTCAAAACTGAAGAAGGTATTGATTTACGTTTAGATCCAATGTCATTACAGCGTTTGAAAGAAGTCGCTGAGAAAGCTAAGATTGAATTATCATCTTCTGCTGAAACAGAAATCAACTTACCATACGTAACTGCTACTGCTTCTGGACCAAAACACTTAGTTAAAAAATTAACAAGAGCTAAATTTGAGCAATTATCTGATTCTTTAGTAAAACGTTCTATGGAGCCAGTTGCTAAAGCATTAAAAGATGCAGGTTTATCTACATCTGATATCGACGAAGTAATCCTTGTAGGAGGTTCTACTCGTATGCCAAGAATTGCTGACGAAGTTGAAAAATTCTTCGGTAAAAAAGCATCTAAAGGTGTTAACCCTGATGAGGTTGTTGCTATTGGAGCTGCTATTCAAGGTGGAGTTTTATCTGGAGATGTAAAAGATGTATTGTTACTTGACGTAACACCTCTTTCTTTAGGTATCGAAACTATGGGTGGTGTATTGACTAAATTAATCGAGTCTAACACAACTATCCCAACTAAAAAATCTCAAGTATTCTCTACTGTCGCTGATTCTCAACCATCTGTTGAAATCCACGTATTACAAGGAGAAAGAGCTATGGCTGCTGATAACAAAACTATCGGTCGTTTCCACTTAGACGGTATTCCACCAGCACCAAGAGGAGTTCCTCAAATCGAAGTAACTTTCGATATCGATGCTAATGGTATCATCAAAGTTTCAGCAACTGATAAAGGAACTGGAAAATCTCACGATATCCGTATCGAAGCTTCTTCTGGATTAACAGCTGAAGAAATCGAAAAAATGAAAAAAGACGCTGAAGCTAATGCTGATGCTGACAGAATTGCAAAAGAAAGAGCTGAGAAATTGAACGAAGCTGACAGTACTATTTTCCAAACTGAAAGTCAATTGAAAGAATTGGGAGATAAATTGACAGATGAGCAAAAAACAGCTATCGAATATGCTTTAACTGAATTGAGAATGGCTCACCAATCTCAAGATCTTGATGCAATCCAAAAAGGATTAGACAATGTTAATGCAGCTTGGAAAACAGCTACAGAAGCAATGTACGCTCAAGGTGGTGAAGGTCAACAAGCTGCTCCACAACAAGAGCAGTCTTCTGGAGATAACGTTGAAGACGTTGAATTCGAAGAGGTAAAATAA
- a CDS encoding TlpA family protein disulfide reductase, whose product MRHFKNSYIEKMKWFPLVLFLLFSGLAICQTKNSIQITGKITGKIPDIIEYTLPIHGIDYFGFTDSAQIDPNGNFQIIIPLDKTSFIDLSNSYKSYGTLIAEPGMVYKVTINTENSENKFAVESPNQKGQVLYNQIPNRSMIVGGHFELETKKYLQDSIPSEIEQKIEQSKEAEMAGFKKLLKEKVISKDFYHLVEIDRDYFHKGIQGSLAFINYLFVAENKNKLSNEQFTKMWKEIFQSNPVTNPELLSSPWFYFYVENFLRYNELILEKTDPKILAEFHKKGQIHTHNIDNAKKYLSGLQLEYYFAAYIYYEAINNNYEKELITLFDLFKKEYPSSSYTPFLEPVIIPIIAFQNKQAEPLNEKVKFVNNASHLNSVNDVIKSLNGKQYYIDIWATWCGPCKAEFKDNAKLYQLLKSKNITMVYISIDKESREKQWKEMIHFYNLEGYHIRANEKLDANLRSLYGNQSMGIPWHFLTNETGDIIKKNISGPSEIENLEKQLNNN is encoded by the coding sequence TTGAGACATTTTAAAAATTCTTATATTGAAAAAATGAAATGGTTCCCTTTAGTCTTATTTCTTCTGTTTTCTGGATTGGCCATTTGCCAGACAAAAAACAGCATTCAAATCACAGGAAAAATCACAGGAAAAATTCCAGACATAATTGAATATACCTTACCAATTCACGGAATCGATTATTTCGGATTTACAGATTCAGCCCAAATCGATCCAAATGGCAATTTTCAAATTATTATCCCATTAGATAAAACTTCTTTTATTGATTTATCCAACAGTTACAAATCTTACGGAACTCTAATTGCAGAGCCAGGTATGGTTTATAAAGTCACCATTAATACTGAGAATTCTGAAAACAAATTTGCAGTAGAATCTCCAAACCAAAAAGGTCAGGTGCTTTACAATCAAATTCCAAATCGAAGCATGATTGTAGGCGGACATTTTGAACTCGAAACAAAAAAATATCTGCAAGACAGTATTCCTTCAGAAATAGAACAAAAAATAGAGCAAAGCAAAGAAGCTGAAATGGCAGGATTTAAAAAGCTTCTTAAAGAAAAAGTAATTTCAAAAGATTTTTATCATCTCGTAGAAATAGACCGAGATTATTTTCATAAGGGAATACAAGGAAGTCTCGCTTTTATTAACTATTTGTTTGTGGCAGAAAACAAAAACAAACTTTCCAACGAACAATTTACTAAAATGTGGAAAGAAATTTTCCAATCAAATCCTGTTACAAATCCTGAGCTTTTAAGTTCACCATGGTTTTATTTTTATGTCGAAAATTTTCTTCGTTACAACGAATTAATTCTTGAAAAAACAGATCCTAAAATATTAGCTGAATTTCATAAAAAAGGCCAGATTCATACACATAACATAGACAATGCAAAAAAATATTTGTCAGGACTTCAGTTAGAATATTACTTTGCCGCCTACATTTATTATGAAGCGATAAACAATAATTACGAAAAAGAATTAATTACTCTTTTCGATCTATTCAAAAAAGAATATCCTTCAAGTTCGTATACGCCCTTTTTGGAACCCGTTATTATACCAATTATTGCCTTTCAAAATAAACAGGCGGAACCATTAAATGAAAAAGTTAAATTCGTAAACAATGCTTCACACCTTAACTCTGTAAATGATGTTATAAAAAGTCTAAACGGAAAACAATATTACATTGATATTTGGGCGACATGGTGTGGTCCTTGTAAAGCCGAATTTAAAGACAATGCGAAACTTTACCAATTGTTAAAATCAAAGAATATAACGATGGTTTATATCTCTATCGATAAAGAAAGTAGAGAAAAACAATGGAAAGAAATGATTCATTTTTATAATTTAGAAGGATATCACATTAGGGCAAATGAAAAATTAGACGCCAATTTAAGAAGCCTATATGGTAATCAGTCTATGGGAATTCCATGGCATTTTTTGACAAACGAAACCGGAGATATTATAAAGAAAAATATTAGCGGCCCATCTGAAATAGAAAATTTAGAAAAACAGCTAAACAACAATTAA
- a CDS encoding Na+/H+ antiporter, whose protein sequence is MENYTIIIFILAIVIGLSAFAEKSKLPYPILLVIVGVGIGFIPTMNEIEINPEIIFLIFLPPLLYDASFNISPKHFKTNLSTISTLAIPLVFLTTFWIAVVSHYMIPGMTWPLSFVLGAILSATDAVAAVNITKGLGIPEKTLTILEGESLINDASALVAYRFAVATAMGSAFIIWKAAFQFVFLLGGGFLVGVVMGKILGIILRTVRNNINVVVSFMLLMPFLTYLVAEHLHVSGVIAVVFLGLAMARLSSKAFPDHLKNSSKSLWDVIIFLLNGLIFILIGLNFRYVLEDIENDMILPYIGYAVVITIVALLTRMTRVFFQKKNLQKAFQSNKKGKRKISEHALLDFGNSLIISWSGMRGIVSLAIAMGLPKFLEDGTPFPHRNAIIFISIATVLLTLIGQGLTLPWIVKKIKQIEEKKQLNQQTPKTNID, encoded by the coding sequence ATGGAAAACTACACCATCATCATTTTCATATTAGCCATTGTAATTGGTCTTTCTGCGTTTGCAGAAAAATCAAAACTTCCCTACCCGATTCTTCTTGTTATTGTCGGAGTTGGAATTGGTTTTATTCCAACAATGAATGAAATCGAAATTAATCCAGAAATTATTTTCTTGATTTTTCTTCCTCCATTGCTTTATGATGCTTCTTTTAATATTTCTCCTAAACATTTTAAAACAAATTTAAGCACAATCAGCACTTTAGCGATTCCGTTAGTATTTCTTACTACATTCTGGATTGCGGTTGTTTCTCATTACATGATTCCAGGCATGACATGGCCTTTGTCTTTTGTACTTGGAGCTATTCTTTCTGCCACAGATGCTGTTGCGGCTGTAAATATTACAAAAGGTCTTGGCATACCCGAAAAAACACTTACAATATTAGAAGGCGAAAGTCTTATTAATGATGCTTCTGCTCTTGTTGCTTATCGCTTTGCAGTTGCAACCGCAATGGGTTCAGCATTCATTATCTGGAAAGCCGCTTTTCAGTTTGTTTTCTTGCTCGGAGGCGGTTTTTTGGTAGGTGTAGTAATGGGAAAAATATTAGGAATCATACTTAGAACAGTTAGAAACAACATTAATGTCGTTGTGAGTTTTATGCTTTTAATGCCTTTTCTCACCTATCTTGTTGCCGAGCATTTACACGTTTCTGGGGTTATAGCAGTTGTTTTCTTAGGTTTGGCAATGGCGCGTTTAAGCAGTAAAGCTTTTCCTGACCACTTAAAAAACAGCTCCAAAAGTCTTTGGGATGTTATTATCTTTTTACTCAACGGATTAATTTTCATCTTAATCGGACTCAATTTTAGATATGTTCTAGAAGATATAGAGAATGATATGATTTTGCCTTACATTGGTTACGCTGTAGTTATTACAATCGTTGCACTATTAACCAGAATGACAAGGGTCTTTTTTCAGAAGAAAAATCTGCAGAAAGCCTTTCAAAGCAATAAAAAGGGAAAACGAAAAATTAGTGAGCATGCCCTACTCGATTTTGGCAACAGCCTAATTATAAGCTGGTCAGGAATGCGAGGCATTGTTTCTTTGGCAATTGCTATGGGACTTCCAAAATTTTTAGAAGATGGAACTCCGTTTCCACATCGCAATGCCATCATTTTTATTTCTATAGCAACGGTATTATTGACTCTGATTGGGCAAGGATTAACACTGCCATGGATTGTTAAAAAAATAAAACAAATAGAAGAGAAAAAACAACTAAACCAACAGACTCCCAAAACAAATATTGACTAA
- a CDS encoding SRPBCC family protein, with protein MTSDILTTTQNSEIVTTRILNFPQELVFKAWSNPEHLKNWWGPKGFTNTFHEFDFHEGGIWKFTMHGPERGNFENECEFIKIDKPNLIAWKRHSKPLFQILTTFETLAENETKVVFKMLFETEAECQKLKPYVVDKNEENFDKLEIELSKMNL; from the coding sequence ATGACTTCAGATATTCTAACAACAACACAAAATTCAGAAATCGTAACCACACGAATTTTGAATTTTCCGCAAGAACTTGTTTTTAAAGCATGGAGCAATCCAGAACATTTGAAAAATTGGTGGGGACCAAAAGGTTTTACCAATACGTTTCATGAATTTGATTTTCACGAAGGCGGAATATGGAAATTTACCATGCACGGCCCTGAAAGAGGAAATTTTGAAAATGAATGCGAATTCATAAAAATAGACAAACCTAATCTTATTGCTTGGAAACGCCATTCGAAACCGCTTTTTCAGATTTTAACCACTTTTGAAACTCTTGCTGAAAATGAGACCAAAGTAGTTTTTAAAATGCTTTTTGAAACTGAGGCAGAATGCCAGAAACTAAAGCCTTATGTTGTAGATAAAAACGAAGAAAACTTTGACAAACTTGAAATTGAATTGTCTAAAATGAATTTATGA
- a CDS encoding TlpA family protein disulfide reductase yields the protein MKKTIFLAILFATQLFYAQNKVAKKPETVIIINNEIATMDQVIKYGNEGYVKSMNKGVSEEQRNALAKKFGDKIGDREFIVVVEVFTEQEKIENDKKNQTAAAEQKPQVKQEQFILNVNDQAKDFTLKLVDGKEVKLSDLKGKVVLVNFWATWCAPCLQEFYDIPSKILEPFKNDNFVFLAISSGEAETAVAKKVVKLKNDGLDFNFGVDPKEVIWNQYAMNAIPKNFLIDQNGIIKYVAVGNAEGNLDKIASEIKKLLSK from the coding sequence ATGAAAAAAACTATTTTCCTTGCGATACTATTCGCAACGCAACTTTTTTACGCTCAAAACAAAGTTGCTAAAAAACCTGAAACCGTTATTATCATCAACAACGAAATTGCTACAATGGATCAAGTGATCAAATATGGCAATGAAGGTTATGTAAAATCAATGAATAAAGGTGTTAGTGAAGAACAACGAAATGCTCTAGCAAAAAAGTTTGGCGATAAAATTGGTGATAGAGAATTTATAGTGGTCGTAGAAGTTTTTACCGAACAAGAAAAAATCGAAAACGATAAAAAAAATCAAACCGCCGCTGCCGAGCAAAAACCTCAAGTCAAACAAGAACAATTTATCTTAAACGTAAACGATCAAGCCAAAGACTTCACTCTAAAACTTGTAGACGGAAAAGAAGTAAAACTTTCTGATTTGAAAGGAAAAGTGGTACTAGTAAATTTTTGGGCAACCTGGTGCGCACCGTGCTTACAAGAGTTTTATGATATTCCATCAAAAATTCTTGAACCATTTAAAAACGATAATTTTGTGTTTTTAGCAATCTCAAGTGGTGAAGCTGAAACTGCGGTGGCTAAAAAAGTAGTAAAGCTAAAGAATGACGGTCTAGACTTTAATTTCGGCGTCGATCCAAAAGAAGTGATTTGGAATCAATATGCAATGAATGCAATTCCTAAAAACTTCTTAATCGATCAAAACGGAATTATAAAATATGTGGCCGTAGGAAATGCAGAAGGAAACTTAGACAAGATAGCAAGCGAAATCAAAAAACTGCTTTCTAAATAG
- a CDS encoding acyl-CoA thioesterase: protein MASFIKEISFRWSDLDPNFHVRHSAYYDFGAQHRIEILEELGLTLKVMQTQGFGPVLFREECIFRKELKLSDKIFIHTKTSKMKADASRWSIVHEFRREDDTLCATITVDGAWMDTKLRKLASPTPEIAIQALSIFPKSDDFVGL from the coding sequence ATGGCTTCATTTATAAAAGAAATATCTTTTCGTTGGTCAGATCTTGATCCAAATTTTCACGTTCGACACAGCGCTTATTACGATTTTGGTGCCCAGCATCGTATCGAAATTCTAGAAGAATTGGGTTTAACTTTAAAAGTAATGCAAACACAGGGTTTTGGTCCTGTTTTATTTAGAGAAGAATGCATTTTTAGAAAAGAACTAAAACTTTCTGATAAAATATTCATTCATACTAAAACTTCAAAAATGAAAGCCGATGCTTCTCGCTGGTCAATTGTTCATGAATTTAGAAGAGAAGACGATACACTTTGCGCAACGATTACCGTAGATGGCGCTTGGATGGACACAAAGCTAAGAAAACTAGCTTCTCCAACGCCAGAAATCGCAATTCAAGCTTTGAGTATCTTTCCAAAAAGTGATGATTTTGTCGGACTATAA
- a CDS encoding alpha/beta fold hydrolase, translated as MKILKLLFILIPFLSFGQQGNIKALDINLSNYEYPFPVHFIELSNQRQYMKMSYMDIIPENYNQKNIVLLHGKNFNGAYWETTIKALAKEGFRVIVPDQIGFGKSTKPDSFQYTFQQLAENTKKLLDHLGIQKTTILGHSMGGMLATRFALMYPETTEKLVLENPIGLEDWKLVVPYKPVDWWYESELKQNYENIKQYQMANYYDGKWNANYQKWAELGAGWTTAPDYNIVAWNSALLYDMIFTQPVLYEFKNIKCPTLLIIGTRDKTALGKPLVSEEVRKTMGNYAELGKKTQKAIPNSKLVEIPNTGHLPHIESFDSFIKSLIVFLK; from the coding sequence ATGAAAATCTTGAAACTATTATTTATACTAATTCCTTTCTTAAGTTTTGGCCAGCAGGGAAATATAAAAGCCTTGGACATTAATTTAAGTAATTATGAATATCCATTTCCTGTTCATTTTATCGAATTGAGCAATCAGCGCCAGTACATGAAAATGAGTTATATGGACATTATTCCAGAAAATTACAATCAGAAAAATATTGTTTTACTGCACGGAAAAAATTTTAATGGCGCTTACTGGGAAACTACTATTAAAGCTTTAGCAAAAGAAGGTTTTCGAGTAATTGTTCCCGATCAGATTGGATTTGGAAAGTCGACAAAACCAGACAGTTTTCAATACACTTTTCAGCAATTAGCCGAAAATACCAAAAAACTTTTAGACCATTTAGGAATTCAAAAAACAACGATTTTAGGACATTCTATGGGCGGAATGCTAGCCACTCGTTTTGCGTTAATGTATCCAGAAACAACAGAAAAATTAGTTTTAGAAAATCCGATTGGTTTAGAAGACTGGAAATTAGTCGTTCCTTATAAACCTGTTGATTGGTGGTATGAGTCGGAATTAAAACAGAATTACGAAAACATTAAGCAATACCAAATGGCAAATTATTATGACGGAAAATGGAATGCCAATTATCAAAAATGGGCAGAACTTGGCGCAGGATGGACAACTGCTCCAGATTATAACATCGTTGCCTGGAATTCTGCTCTTTTGTACGATATGATTTTCACACAACCTGTTTTATATGAATTTAAAAACATCAAATGTCCAACATTATTAATTATCGGAACAAGAGATAAAACAGCTTTAGGAAAGCCATTAGTTTCTGAAGAAGTGAGAAAAACGATGGGAAACTATGCTGAATTAGGCAAAAAGACACAGAAAGCAATTCCGAATTCAAAACTCGTAGAAATTCCAAATACAGGACATTTGCCACATATCGAATCTTTTGATTCGTTTATAAAATCATTAATCGTATTTTTGAAATAA
- a CDS encoding DUF1398 domain-containing protein, translated as MFTIEQIKEAHSKVKSGEDFPNYIQDLIILGVKGYDTYVHDGSTVYYGLNNYTAVAEEKYAEIKVADFPNKELFIENLVKHQHGETDYMTFCNHCAQAGIAKWRVDIVEMTCTYFDKSENEILIEKIPV; from the coding sequence ATGTTTACAATAGAACAAATAAAAGAAGCGCATTCAAAAGTAAAATCAGGTGAAGATTTTCCAAATTATATTCAGGATCTAATCATATTAGGTGTAAAAGGATATGATACTTATGTACATGACGGAAGCACAGTTTACTACGGCTTAAATAATTATACCGCAGTTGCTGAAGAAAAATACGCCGAAATTAAAGTGGCAGATTTTCCTAATAAAGAACTTTTTATCGAAAATCTGGTAAAGCATCAGCATGGCGAAACCGATTATATGACTTTCTGCAATCATTGTGCACAAGCTGGAATTGCAAAATGGCGTGTTGATATTGTGGAGATGACTTGCACTTATTTTGATAAATCGGAGAATGAAATTTTAATCGAAAAAATTCCTGTTTAA